Sequence from the Denticeps clupeoides chromosome 20, fDenClu1.1, whole genome shotgun sequence genome:
ATCCACTCAAACCAAAAGCAGaaaagtgctttgaacggcgaCACTCTGAGAGAAATGAATCCAGGAGTTAAACTGGTACCGACTGGAGTGACAGTGAAAACTGGTGCATCAAAGTCCAATCAGAACCGTTTTAGGTGTCTTTGAGTATTCCACAAGATCATGCTGAATTTAATTGAATGACACATTAAAAGCATAAACTCTGTGCAAAAGACCCACCAAGTTTgactattttaataaaaaaaaacaataaaagccCGACTTCATGAACACTAATTGCAACCTGTTGATCACTCATTTCTTTTGAATCctgaatattttattgattttgtacAACTCTACTTCAGTACAAGCTGTTGGGGCGTTGAAAGCGTTGTTCAGCTCACTCCAGATCAGCACCAGTACACGGAGTGTGTGGGTAGGACTGGTAACACtgagcgagtgtgtgagggagaggtGGCGGTAATACATTTATTCGCCATTTCATTCGTTTTAATGCACGTTAGAAAGTATAGAATGATGATCTGCATGTACGGACAATTTACGCGCGTGTCTGGAGTCGCGGTACGTACATTTTAAAGTTCACAACTGTGATTGCTAAACGTGTCTGTGACGAGGTGTGTCGTGTGCCCGAGATTGTGACAGTAGGTTTCAATGGGGTAGTCATGGCTGTTTCCTGTTGGTGAATGGCAGGTCAGAGGTGAGAGGTCAGTGTCTAAGGGTCACAGTGGTGTCAAAGTGAGGTCAGATTCGGGGCAACTGTTTCTCAATGAAATCCTTCACAGCAGACATCTCCTGTAATGCAAAGATGGAGATTATTAGGTTAAATAGTCACCATTCCTTCAGCGACATCTCAGTGATAACCTAATAAacttaattgttttaaaaactTATGGAATTGTCTGTTGATGCTGTGGATCATGCGTTTGTGTGGTTTGAAAAGTAAAATTATACATGTAATTAGTTCAGACGTTGCTTATTGGTGCCTGTCCCTAGTGATACTCTACCTTTCATCACAGACATCGGTGCTAACCAACTGAAGACAAATACGGAGAAGAGTTTAGGCAGGTCACAACGACTGACGCAACATACTTTGAGGCATTTACCATGCAGCACAATTCCACTGTTACGCTGCGAGAAACTATCCCTCCTAATTGTTTTCGGGATGGTTGCTGAACAAGATGCAAAACTATGAAATGATCGTTTTGCTGTCCATTCTCTTCATAGCCACAACGACAAGTAAAAATCCAGACCAGCATTTTTGAATCCAGTCATGGATGGACTGTCCAGCTGCTGGGTGGAATCAAAATGTACTGATCTGAAAATTCCCACAGCAACAAGGCTTCTTGTGCAATGAGTTTCTACACATTTCCGTGTGCAGTACAAAAGCTTTGTACAGGCCTGAAGACAGTCTGAATACCCCAGATCTACGCTATATGGACACATCCTCAATGGCAATAAATATCTCGGTATGACTCGAGTTACTAGATACCCGGCTTCGCCCTCCACCGAACCCACCTCAGGACAGGAGCTGTGCATGAGGCCTGGATAGGTGCGGAAGGTAATCTTCTGAGGGGAGACAATGGTCTTCAGCTTCTCTGCAGTCATGGAACCAAACTGCACTGGAATCATGGGGTCCATCTCGCCGTGACATTGCAGTATGGGTGTGTCCTTATTCCCACTACCACTCGCCGCCTGGCAGAAAAGATTTatgttgattattattttttagaaatacaagattcaagattggtttatggtcagtacaacagtattcACAGTATATACGAAACTAAAATACATGAAGACAGCTACACAAAATTTACATTCTTACAAGATGAGCTGAATATCAGCAACATACTGGAGCAAATTTGTGAAAGAATAAAACGTGAAAACGGCATCTTTgccaataaatattaatatctgATGTGAAATCAGCAGGTCAGGTTAAGCTGGATCAGGTACAGAGTTCTACAGCTATCGTCAATAGGAGTAAATCACTAAtacttcattttattaatgccaGCCAGTGCCAttagtgaagtgatgtgatcgtcacttgcgatacacagcagcacagcacacagtgaaatttgtcctctgcatttaaccaatcacgctgagtgagcagtgggcagccatcaagACAACTTAAGACTAGTGCTCATCTCCCCAACTGGCCATTCCAGTTCTCTCGACGTCCTACCTGTGGGAAGGTCTTGTGAAGAGGTAACCAGCAACTCAGACCGACCACGCCCGCTAGCTGCTGCTGGCAAGTGAGTGCAGTGTAGAGGGAGAGAGCCCCGCCCTGGAGAACACAGAGACGGAGAAAATGTCTGCATGTATACACCGTGAGAGGAGAAATAAAAGCAGGACAGTTCGTGTACCTGAGAAAAGCCGCCTAGAAGCACGCGGTGCGGCGGAATCCCGTTTTTCGCCTCGTGGTCAATGATTGCCTTTACTTTAGGACGAGAAATGGGAGAAGGTGAAAGAACAGAATGTGTGAAGAAGACGTGAAACGTAAGCGTGTGTCGGCGCTCACTGTTCTCCGCTGCTCTCTTGATGCCAGCCTCGTCTTCTGGAGACTCTGGGCTTAATCCCATGAGGTCGAACCTGAACAGAGACGCGAGCGAGAGACTGTGAAAACCACGGACACCCCCAGGCCAGAAAATCCCATCTCTGTCTGcttctgaaatatatatatatacacacagcatATAACCAAAACTCACCACGATGGCATGTTCATCTTCATATTAAGAGTAACAGGGATTCGGGGGCTGAAAAGAGAAGTCGAAAACTGAAATAAGTAAATTAGAATGCATgatggtggtagcctagtgagtaacacactctcctgtgaaccagaagacccaggttcaaaccccacttactaccattgtgtccctgagcaggacacttaaccctgagtgtctccagggggggactgtccctgtaactgactaagtcgctctggataagggcgtctggtaaatgctgtaaatgtaaattacaaaaTCTGTAAGGAGATTTGCGTGGACTCACGCATGGGGGCAGATGTACTTCACGTACGGCAGCCGAATCGACGTCATGGTGTCTGCCCAACCGTGGCTGCGGGGAGAAAAATGTTATTAACATCCGAGCTTGTCAAAGAACGCGTTTCAATGGCAAACTGAGCTCACCCTGTATCACCCAGCCCATGAAGGAAAATGACCTGAGGCAAcgaaatacaacaaaaaaaaaaaaaaagagtcagcAGCAGAAACAGCCACAGCGAGACGGCTGCGGGGGACATGTACTCACGGCGGCGGTCTCCTTCTCCGTCCCAGACACCGTCACGGCTTCGGCGAGCAGCGGAACAGACATGTTGttgccacacatacacagtaagGGGTGCTGCGGGGACGGTGTTGAAAACGGACAGTTAGGCGCAGGGACAGAGACGTGCAGCTTTTACTAGAGAAGGGACGTTAGTCTCGGCGTTCCAAAGGTGCCGCGGCTTCCAAAAAACACCATGTCAGCCACTTCACCAACTTATTAACGAAAGTGGCTGTGGGCCACTTTTATAACCCAGAGCTAGAAGAATAAAGCAGATTTAGAGTTAGACTGAGATAACCTTCCAAgagaaacatgcaaaaaatattaCTTCTGCTGTAAAAACCACACTCAAGCAGCATTTACCACAGTGCATTATAAATGTTAGGTGTAGGGCTGAAACAGTCATGTTGTCGGTTGTGGTTAAAACGATATACGGTTATCACGTTTTCTGCATTTTGCATGTAAAGAAGAGACAGTAAAGATGAAACCACCACGCACATCATTCCTGGCAGATGGGTTTGCTTTAGGCTTTAGATTAAAAGTGAGGGAAGTAACGTGAAAGCAGGCTGGAGGGGGAATCACGAGGTCCCGTTATGACTCGTATTAAAACCAACACATGAGCTCTGCTCGGCTTCCGGACTCCATTCATGCTTTACCATCatcatacatatacatacatataaactaCACGGATCGGATTATATTTAAAGCAGAAGTGCATCCGGGTCTTCCgggatcatcatcatcatcaatatttaaataataatacgGGGTCGGTCGCGTCCTGCCTCCTCGTTTCATCGCCGTTCCCGGTTCCCAGCCACCCCCGTCCGCCCCACGATACCCGCCGAGCCCCGGAACATCGAGCCGCTTGTCCTGCGGCCCTCGGGACGCGGGGACGCTACGTTTGCAGACACATGACGGCAGGGCCGCCAGCTTAAACTCGGTCGGCTACCGCTAACGACGCATCCTCACAACGAGCCCGGCTGCGTGTCGCGCCCGTCCGGCTCCGCTCCGCCGTTCGAGCCGGTAGGCGGCCGGGAGTTGAAACGCCTCGGCCGGCGACGCGGTGCTATAAAACCGCGGGCCGCTCGGTTTTTATTCAGCGAGGAGACTCACCGCGTTCTGTCCAGGTCACAACGGAACTTCCGCCGCTGCGGCTGATGATGCCGgtgaaggggcggggcttcgctGCGGTGACGTAGTCCAGGCCACGCCCTTTCGAAGTTTTCAGATTATTTTGGACTGTTTCTTAATAGTTAATATCAATGAAATTATGATTTCACACTAGTAACACCACACGTTCTTCcgaaatgatcattttaattatgcattatgTAAATAGATGTCAAaactaaaatacacatttcaccTCCTTCAATTTACTGTCACACAATAAGTGCTACAATTGGTGCAAAACACCCCAAGATTCAGTAAGATCCTTGACAACAATAAAGGATCGCATGCACTCCATTATTATCCTCCTCAAAAAGATGTATTCTGTTCATTGTTTCATGAGATGAAGTGGGTCTGCGGAGTGATGGTTTCCACTTTGTGATCAGCTGGACTGGCTGCAGCCTCATAGTTGCAAATGGTCACTTCATGTCGATGAGCCTGAGTGACGCAGGAAACAGACATGCCCATTCAATAATGTAATAGCTGTTCACAGCTACATTAACATCAAATTAAAAGCACTTTACCTCCGTGTACTCTCCCCGCAGCCCAATATAGTACACCCGAGTCGACTCCGCCCCAAAGTTCCGTGAGATATGTATTGAAAGATGCTGCACGTTTGAAAAACGGGCAATCCTAAAACAGAAACaggattaaaatgaatttagaaATGTGTATCATCTTGAACAAATACTAACAGCATAACATTGCTTTACATGCTTTATATTGTATGCTAGGGATTGTGCACTGTAACAGATGTCATGCATGTGTGCAAATGTCAACTTTCTTACTTTATGGGATACTCCAGCTCAGCTAAGGAATCTCTGTTCAGACGAAAGGCTTGATCTGGTTCTCGCTGTGTGTCATCAAAAGACATCTGAGGTATATTCTTGTACCTgaattatatacatatacagtaaataGCATGTACTAGTGCTCTTCTGCAGAAAAGCCCAGATGGTAAACGATGCTTCACTCACAGTCTCATCTCTGCTGGATGAGAATCATCGTCCTCTCCTGAAATGATAATGCCCTTCAGTTTCACACTGCCAGTAAACCTACAGGAATAAGAAGCACGTCTCATCTACCACAGTGCAGTAGATTGTAAAAATTGTAGAAAGGCCACCAGACAGGCAGTGTTAGTGTAagtggctggtagtagcctagtgggtaacacactcgcctatgaaccaggagacccaggttccctgagcaggacacttaaccctgagtgtctccagggggggggactgtccctgtaactactgactgtaagtcgctctggataagggcgtctggtaaatgctggaaatgtaacaTTCACGACTCAGGCTAGTCCTGATTAGCCTGAAATTTTGGTCCTTATCAGGACCAATAATCAGATGCAGGTTTCTTTCATGAGCTGCATTCTGCATCCAGACCTAATAAACATCCGCAACGTTCTTCTGAACTCCCTCATACCTCCCGTCCTTGTTACTACTGAAGATCTCCCATATGCACCCCCCTCACATGTATACCcacctttttctgttttccatcTACATGCCTATAATGCAATCAATGTTGGCAAACCCTTGGATCAGGACTCACCCTCAACTGAGCCTTAAGGTCTGGAAATATATGTGACAgtgcaggacacttaaccctgagtgtctccagggggggactgtccctgtaactactgattgtaaggcgctctggataaggacgtctggtaaatgctggaaatggaaatgtcgTGTTCTCTCACGGGATGTTGAACAGCAGCTCTTCATCTGCGTCGCTCTCCACGAACTGGAGAAGAGATGAAAAGAGAAACTGTCGTTCAGAGAAACAGAACAGACTCCAGGAGGAGCGACAGCGGGACTCGGTGACGACCTTTTCCCGGTCGGCGCGCTGCTCCCACGGCTTGAACACCAGCTTCCCGTCGCCCTCCCTGCTTTCGTTCAGGCACCGCAGCTTCTCCAGGTCGATGCGGCTGTACAAGCCGAACTCCAGGC
This genomic interval carries:
- the pithd1 gene encoding PITH domain-containing protein 1 codes for the protein MSGHGGHGGHGGHGGHGGHQHGCCECEHEPAERGLEFGLYSRIDLEKLRCLNESREGDGKLVFKPWEQRADREKFVESDADEELLFNIPFTGSVKLKGIIISGEDDDSHPAEMRLYKNIPQMSFDDTQREPDQAFRLNRDSLAELEYPIKIARFSNVQHLSIHISRNFGAESTRVYYIGLRGEYTEAHRHEVTICNYEAAASPADHKVETITPQTHFIS
- the lypla2 gene encoding acyl-protein thioesterase 2; the encoded protein is MCGNNMSVPLLAEAVTVSGTEKETAAVIFLHGLGDTGHGWADTMTSIRLPYVKYICPHAPRIPVTLNMKMNMPSWFDLMGLSPESPEDEAGIKRAAENIKAIIDHEAKNGIPPHRVLLGGFSQGGALSLYTALTCQQQLAGVVGLSCWLPLHKTFPQAASGSGNKDTPILQCHGEMDPMIPVQFGSMTAEKLKTIVSPQKITFRTYPGLMHSSCPEEMSAVKDFIEKQLPRI